One genomic region from Haloarcula taiwanensis encodes:
- a CDS encoding aspartate kinase, producing the protein MQTHIVPVGFDYDRLIAPLVREQLDVDRVILLEGAVGSEANVEYSRNLAEKLEKDYQNLLGAETERFVVADVYDYDEAFEQAFELINAELDAGSEVWVNVSAMPRTVSFAFATAAHSIMVEREGDRDRIHTYYTVPEKYLETELAEELRKQIDMLEDMRTGEDVDERVDDRLETARDLLAEFDERGTTIGAKEIDGSHIVELPVASFSNVKPFEEVILFTLGEHGEFESVSELAQQLARDMGEEYTDSFRSKVIYNVDRLGPGGKGYIEQEEHGKSYRTTLSRIGQLWVRAHSAEDREHREPDLP; encoded by the coding sequence ATGCAGACCCACATCGTCCCGGTCGGGTTCGACTACGACCGGCTCATCGCGCCGCTGGTGCGCGAGCAACTCGACGTTGACCGCGTCATCCTGCTCGAGGGGGCGGTCGGCAGCGAGGCCAACGTCGAGTACTCGCGCAACCTCGCCGAGAAGCTCGAAAAGGACTACCAGAACCTGCTCGGGGCCGAAACAGAGCGGTTCGTCGTCGCCGACGTGTACGATTACGACGAGGCCTTCGAGCAGGCCTTCGAGCTCATCAACGCGGAACTCGACGCGGGAAGCGAGGTGTGGGTCAACGTCTCTGCGATGCCCCGGACTGTCTCCTTTGCCTTTGCGACCGCGGCCCACTCGATCATGGTCGAGCGCGAGGGCGACCGGGATCGCATCCACACCTACTACACGGTTCCCGAGAAGTATCTGGAGACGGAACTCGCCGAGGAACTGCGCAAGCAGATCGATATGCTGGAAGACATGCGCACGGGCGAGGATGTCGACGAACGCGTCGATGACCGACTCGAAACCGCACGGGATCTGCTGGCGGAGTTCGACGAACGCGGGACGACCATCGGCGCGAAAGAGATCGACGGGTCCCACATCGTCGAACTGCCGGTCGCGTCCTTCTCGAACGTCAAGCCCTTCGAGGAGGTCATTCTGTTTACCCTCGGCGAACACGGCGAGTTCGAATCCGTCTCCGAACTGGCCCAACAGCTGGCCCGGGACATGGGCGAGGAGTACACCGACTCCTTCCGATCGAAGGTCATCTACAACGTTGACCGGCTCGGCCCCGGCGGGAAGGGGTATATCGAGCAGGAAGAGCACGGAAAGTCCTACCGGACGACACTCTCGCGTATCGGACAGCTCTGGGTCCGTGCTCACTCTGCCGAGGACCGCGAACATCGCGAGCCCGACCTGCCGTGA
- a CDS encoding valine--tRNA ligase, with protein MSDTQDPPQDESSADKPENALEGEYDPREVEPEWQDQWVADKTYAYDGDADTRFTIDTPPPTVSGNLHMGHLYQFTLQDFVARFHRMRDDTVYFPFGYDDNGIASERLTERELGIRHQDYPRREFQEKCRDVCTQFEDEFTEDVQSLAISVDWDNTYKTIAPDVQRVSQLSFLDLYEQGREYRQRAPTIWCPDCETAISQVEQEDKDKHTKFNDIAFDLVETGEGPADEDATFTISTTRPELLPACVAVFVHPEDDDNQHLVGGTARVPIFEQEVPIIADERVDMETGSGIVMCCTFGDQNDIEWYQAHDLPLRLAIDESATMTDLAGDYEGMHTTEAREAIIEDLREEGSLLESRDHDHTVQVHERCEEEVEYLVTEQWYIELLDKKEEYIEAGRQMEWFPEKMATRYEHWIEGLEWDWCISRQRDSGIPIPVWYCDDCGEPVMAEREQLPVDPLSDDPPVDSCPECGHDSLTPEEDVFDTWATSSLTPLVNAGWDWDADSESFTMELPELYPFDLRPQGHDIISFWLFHTVVKCYEHTGEVPFENVMINGMVLDENREAMSKSKGNVIPPSEVLEKFPVDATRYWAAGTSIGDDFPYKEGDLEAGERLLQKLWNASRLVDQLTPAERPAEPDDLASVDEWLLAELDATIESVTAKFEAYEFSKARNELRSFFWNTFCDDYLEIAKQRLSDGTAASTEFTLLQAHRTFLQLFAPFLPHITEELWDRVYDEDGSIHTTDWPTSGGYDADLEAGETAMEVVSALRRYKTENGLPLNADLDHVEVFGHVAGFEDAVAEAMHVAQLDTYDEAPDITTEVSGIDLDYSLVGPEFGSEVGAIDAAIEDGDYDIDDDELHVAGVTLTDEMFTVEESRTYSGEGEMTETESAVVVVR; from the coding sequence ATGAGTGATACACAGGACCCACCGCAGGACGAATCGAGCGCAGACAAACCAGAAAACGCCCTTGAGGGGGAGTACGACCCTCGCGAGGTAGAGCCGGAGTGGCAAGACCAGTGGGTCGCGGACAAGACCTACGCCTACGACGGGGACGCCGACACCCGTTTCACTATCGACACGCCGCCGCCGACGGTGTCGGGGAACCTCCATATGGGGCACCTCTATCAGTTCACCCTGCAGGACTTCGTCGCCCGCTTCCACCGGATGCGCGACGACACCGTCTATTTCCCCTTCGGTTACGACGACAACGGCATCGCCTCGGAACGGCTCACCGAGCGCGAACTCGGCATCCGACACCAGGATTACCCGCGCCGAGAGTTCCAGGAGAAGTGTCGCGACGTGTGTACACAGTTCGAGGACGAGTTCACCGAGGACGTGCAGTCGCTTGCCATCTCGGTCGACTGGGACAACACCTACAAGACCATCGCGCCGGACGTCCAGCGGGTCTCCCAGCTATCCTTCCTCGACCTCTACGAGCAGGGCCGGGAGTACCGCCAGCGCGCACCGACCATCTGGTGTCCGGACTGTGAGACGGCCATCTCACAGGTCGAACAGGAGGACAAGGACAAGCACACGAAGTTCAACGATATCGCCTTCGACCTCGTGGAGACGGGCGAGGGGCCTGCCGACGAGGACGCGACGTTCACCATCTCGACGACGCGGCCCGAGCTACTTCCGGCCTGTGTCGCCGTCTTCGTCCACCCCGAGGACGACGACAATCAGCACCTCGTCGGCGGGACGGCCCGGGTCCCCATCTTCGAGCAAGAGGTTCCCATCATCGCCGACGAGCGCGTCGACATGGAGACCGGCAGCGGCATCGTGATGTGCTGTACCTTCGGCGACCAGAACGACATCGAGTGGTACCAGGCCCACGACCTGCCGCTGCGGCTCGCCATCGACGAGTCCGCGACGATGACCGACCTCGCCGGCGACTACGAGGGGATGCACACCACCGAGGCCCGCGAGGCCATCATCGAGGACCTGCGCGAGGAGGGGTCGCTGCTGGAGAGCCGCGACCACGACCACACCGTCCAGGTCCACGAACGCTGTGAAGAGGAAGTCGAGTACCTCGTCACCGAGCAGTGGTACATCGAACTGCTCGACAAGAAAGAGGAGTACATCGAGGCGGGCCGCCAGATGGAGTGGTTCCCCGAGAAGATGGCCACCCGCTACGAGCACTGGATAGAGGGACTTGAGTGGGACTGGTGTATCTCCCGCCAGCGCGACTCGGGCATCCCGATTCCGGTGTGGTACTGCGACGACTGCGGCGAGCCCGTGATGGCCGAGCGCGAGCAGCTCCCGGTCGACCCGCTGTCAGACGACCCGCCGGTCGATAGCTGTCCTGAGTGCGGCCACGACTCGCTGACGCCCGAGGAGGACGTGTTCGACACCTGGGCGACCTCGTCGCTGACGCCGCTCGTGAATGCCGGCTGGGACTGGGACGCCGACAGCGAGTCGTTCACCATGGAACTGCCGGAGCTGTACCCCTTCGACCTGCGCCCGCAGGGCCACGACATCATCTCGTTCTGGCTGTTCCACACCGTCGTCAAGTGCTACGAACACACCGGCGAGGTGCCCTTCGAGAACGTGATGATAAACGGGATGGTCTTAGACGAGAACCGCGAGGCGATGTCCAAGTCCAAGGGCAACGTCATCCCGCCAAGCGAGGTCTTAGAGAAGTTCCCGGTCGACGCCACCCGGTACTGGGCCGCCGGCACCTCCATCGGCGACGACTTCCCATACAAGGAGGGGGACCTCGAAGCTGGTGAGCGACTCCTCCAGAAACTCTGGAACGCCTCCCGGCTGGTCGACCAGCTGACCCCCGCCGAGCGCCCGGCCGAACCGGACGACCTCGCCTCGGTCGACGAGTGGCTGCTGGCCGAACTGGACGCGACCATCGAGTCGGTCACGGCGAAGTTCGAGGCCTACGAGTTCTCGAAGGCCCGCAACGAACTCCGGTCGTTCTTCTGGAACACGTTCTGTGACGACTACCTCGAAATCGCCAAGCAGCGGCTTTCGGACGGGACCGCGGCCTCGACCGAGTTCACGCTGCTGCAGGCCCACCGGACCTTCCTGCAGCTGTTCGCGCCGTTCCTCCCCCACATCACGGAGGAACTGTGGGACCGCGTCTACGACGAGGACGGCTCGATTCACACGACGGACTGGCCGACTTCGGGCGGCTACGACGCCGACCTCGAAGCGGGCGAGACGGCGATGGAGGTCGTTTCCGCGCTCCGGCGGTACAAGACCGAGAACGGTCTGCCGCTGAACGCCGACCTCGACCACGTTGAGGTGTTCGGCCACGTCGCCGGCTTCGAGGACGCCGTCGCCGAGGCGATGCACGTCGCGCAACTAGACACCTACGACGAGGCCCCGGACATCACGACCGAGGTCAGCGGCATTGACCTCGATTACTCGCTGGTCGGCCCCGAGTTCGGCAGCGAAGTCGGCGCTATCGACGCTGCTATCGAAGATGGCGACTACGATATCGACGACGACGAACTGCACGTTGCCGGTGTCACGCTCACCGACGAGATGTTCACCGTCGAAGAGTCCCGGACCTACTCCGGCGAGGGCGAAATGACCGAAACCGAGAGCGCCGTCGTCGTCGTTCGGTAG
- a CDS encoding pyridoxal biosynthesis lyase PdxS has translation MTEETDLEDLRRGTDLVKRGFAKMQKGGVIMDVVNREQARIAEDAGAVAVMHLESVPADIRKRGGVARMADPSKLEEIIEEVSIPVMGKARIGHTAEAQILEAAGADMVDESEVLTQADDRYHIDKREFTAPFVCGARNLAEALRRIDEGAAMIRTKGEAGTGDVNQAVTHQRNIQRAIGKLEGMAYEERDEWAREHGAPRRLVHETADRGRLPVVNFAAGGIATPADAALMMQHGCDGIFVGSGIFGAENPQAMGESVVAAVNNYDDPEQLKEIAKNPGKGMKGQANADLDEEEQLQGRGV, from the coding sequence ATGACTGAAGAGACCGACCTCGAGGACCTCCGTCGCGGGACTGACCTCGTCAAACGCGGCTTCGCGAAGATGCAGAAAGGCGGCGTCATCATGGATGTCGTCAACCGTGAGCAAGCCCGGATTGCCGAGGACGCCGGCGCGGTTGCCGTGATGCACCTAGAGTCGGTGCCGGCCGATATCCGCAAGCGAGGCGGTGTCGCCCGGATGGCTGACCCCAGTAAACTCGAAGAGATAATCGAGGAAGTGTCGATTCCGGTGATGGGCAAGGCCCGCATCGGCCACACCGCCGAGGCCCAGATTCTGGAAGCGGCTGGCGCGGACATGGTCGACGAGTCGGAAGTGCTGACCCAGGCCGACGACCGCTACCACATCGACAAGCGCGAGTTCACCGCTCCATTCGTCTGCGGGGCGCGGAACCTCGCCGAGGCGCTGCGCCGCATCGACGAGGGCGCGGCGATGATTCGCACGAAGGGCGAGGCGGGTACCGGCGATGTGAATCAGGCCGTCACGCACCAGCGTAACATCCAGCGTGCTATCGGCAAGCTCGAAGGGATGGCCTACGAAGAACGCGACGAGTGGGCCCGCGAACACGGCGCGCCCCGGCGGCTCGTCCACGAGACGGCCGACCGCGGTCGGCTTCCGGTTGTCAACTTCGCGGCCGGCGGCATCGCCACGCCCGCCGACGCCGCGCTCATGATGCAACACGGCTGTGACGGCATTTTCGTCGGCTCGGGTATCTTCGGCGCTGAGAACCCACAGGCGATGGGTGAGTCCGTCGTCGCGGCGGTCAACAACTACGACGACCCCGAACAGCTCAAAGAGATCGCAAAGAACCCCGGCAAAGGGATGAAAGGCCAAGCGAACGCGGACCTAGACGAGGAAGAGCAGTTGCAGGGTCGCGGCGTCTAA
- a CDS encoding mechanosensitive ion channel protein, whose product MAVQGTATPTPTANDTGESLLDLFTVLQRSLDQLVATQGRLVATLILLTVLLLSVVVVPAVLSRLRSVASARTGDWLQLMADYTPTTIRGVFLRIAQFSMVVLVVVSFLIVWGVLDIVQTVGPYLNGSDRSVLATIQTVVLVMLAFVLSDQMQRWIGRFSQAVTGFTEHQEEILLRLGQVTVFVTIGATIFAVWGIDLSGLLVGAGFLGIVVGLAARQTLGSLIAGFVLMFSRPFTIGDWVLVGDQEGIVTDITIFNTRLENFDGEFVIIPNDRVSDRAVTNRSRKGLLRLTVDIGVDYDTDIDRAMDLAREAMADIEHVVDSPTPDVVPKDFGDSAVVMELRFWIDHPTPPRKWRAISAVVRGVKATFDEEDISIPFPQRTLSNRVDAADEESLQGSVEMRPDGDG is encoded by the coding sequence GTGGCTGTGCAGGGGACGGCCACGCCTACGCCGACGGCCAACGACACCGGAGAAAGCCTTCTGGACCTCTTTACCGTGTTACAGCGGTCGCTGGACCAGTTGGTCGCAACGCAGGGGCGACTCGTCGCGACGCTCATTCTCCTGACCGTGCTCCTTCTCAGCGTCGTCGTCGTTCCAGCAGTCCTCTCCCGGCTTCGATCTGTCGCATCGGCCCGAACCGGGGACTGGCTGCAGCTCATGGCCGACTACACGCCGACGACCATCCGGGGCGTGTTTCTCAGGATCGCCCAGTTCTCGATGGTCGTTCTCGTCGTCGTCTCGTTTCTCATCGTCTGGGGCGTTCTCGATATCGTCCAGACAGTCGGGCCGTACCTCAACGGGAGCGATCGGTCAGTACTGGCGACGATACAGACGGTCGTTCTCGTCATGCTGGCCTTCGTCCTGTCTGACCAGATGCAGCGGTGGATTGGACGGTTCAGCCAAGCTGTTACCGGCTTCACAGAACATCAGGAGGAGATCCTCCTCCGACTGGGGCAGGTCACCGTGTTCGTCACCATCGGTGCAACGATCTTCGCCGTCTGGGGTATCGATCTCAGTGGCCTGCTCGTCGGGGCCGGGTTTCTCGGTATTGTTGTCGGTCTGGCCGCCAGACAGACGCTCGGCTCGCTCATCGCCGGCTTCGTCCTGATGTTTTCCCGTCCGTTCACTATCGGCGACTGGGTGCTCGTCGGCGATCAGGAGGGTATCGTGACCGACATAACGATCTTCAACACGCGGCTGGAGAACTTCGACGGCGAGTTCGTCATCATACCGAACGACCGCGTGAGCGACCGCGCGGTGACGAACCGCAGCCGGAAGGGACTGTTGCGGCTCACAGTCGACATCGGTGTGGACTACGACACCGACATCGACCGGGCGATGGACCTTGCCCGTGAAGCGATGGCGGACATCGAGCACGTCGTCGATTCGCCGACGCCGGACGTTGTCCCGAAGGACTTCGGCGATTCCGCCGTGGTGATGGAACTCCGGTTCTGGATCGATCACCCGACGCCACCGCGGAAGTGGCGCGCCATCTCGGCGGTGGTCCGGGGCGTGAAAGCCACGTTCGACGAGGAAGACATCTCGATCCCGTTCCCTCAGCGGACCCTCTCGAACCGCGTGGACGCGGCGGACGAGGAGTCACTGCAAGGCAGCGTGGAGATGCGTCCGGACGGCGACGGCTGA